Genomic window (Pyrus communis chromosome 13, drPyrComm1.1, whole genome shotgun sequence):
TGACAAAGAAACTAGCTGAAAGCAAGGATACCAGGTTTCTAAGGGAACGATACATACGAAAAAAGACGGCCAAGACATGAAAAAGATATAAGCACaactaaacaaaagaaaaaattgaatttagaaaaataataatcaatttACCTCTGGTTGCTTTTAGTATAGCTGAAACTGGATTCAACATTATGGCTTCTGTTATAAGATCTATGGCTTCGTCCAGCTTACctgaaaagaataaacaaccAATTAAAAGATAGTGAAAAGACAAGCCGAGAAATCTCAACTACAAATGCTAATTACAGTTTCACAACAAGAAGATGCCATACCTTCAGAGACAGCATCAATagcttttgatttttctatttGTGCAGCATCCTGCATTTCTTCCGTAACTTCAATTGACGGGTCTCCCATCTGGACATGAAAAATAGACCCAGTACAGCTTCTAAAGGAAGAATCATTTAGAGAGTTAAAATATAAGCGTAACAGGTCACGGAGGTATAACCCTTACCTTCTGTGGAGGATCATTATCAGGCTCCACAACATCAGTAACATCCAACTCGATATCAGATTCAACAATATCGTCATCATTATTCCCAGATGGATCACGTTTGGCATCAAAGTATTGTTTCGTGTCTGACATGTCACCATCATCTTTATCCTGTTACCAGAACCAACACTACAACAATATACAACCccacaaacaacaaaaagaatGCTCGAAGTTTTAGGGAATTTGTCAAAGTAGAATTATGGGTAATCATGTTATTTCTTTGTCTGGTATAATTcgtaaaaataaatatcattGAAGAGGACCACATCAAGAAATTCTCTTAAAAGCATGAGAAAAGTGAGCAAGTGTATGGATGTTGGAGCCGTTGAGCCAATTGCTATTGTGTTCATTTAAATCTTCGCAACCCAACGGCTTTAAACATCCACAGTCACTTTTCATGGTCATAGTAGGATTCCTCGAACCACAACACGATGCAACCAAAGTACTTAGAAAGTTTAATCAAGCGTGCCTGTGCGCCTACGTGTGCCAAACTCTTACAAAAAAACACGGGGAAATGTAATTCCCGTCACTCATAAAACCtactgaaatttgaaattctgAGAAAATGAAAATCTCCTATACAATTTCAAAACGAGGAAAAGTTGGACTCTTGACAGATCAGCAGCACAGCATTCCCGGAACACCTTAAATTATGTAATTCCACAATTCCCAACATGCATATACACATATGATACACGAATACTAACTAGAAAAACTGAAATTTGTATAAAGATTGAAGCTTTACTGTTACtgtgaagaaataagagttctCACCATTTTCGGAACCGGCGGAATCCGAGCGCCGAGGCTGCAAACAAATAAACCCCacatgccaaaaacaaagaattaGATACCAATCACGTACAATTATATACAATCAACATACAATTCTATACAATCGTATACAAAGATAGCAAAGTTGATGCCTTTGGAGATATGACTTGAAGAAGGCGAGAGAAGGGGTGTGAACAATTGAAGGGTTTGACTTGCACTTGCTGATGAACTCCTTCAGTTCTTCTACCTTTGCAGCAtccattcttctctctctctctctgtctctcgcGAATCAGAGGAATCACTTTCCAGAAAAGTCGAAAGCCGAAAGCGCTTGAAGCTTGTGGAAGGAATTTTTGAAATAGGGATTCGATGAGGGCGCACTGTACTAGTAGTGATGGACTTAACCGTTACTCGACCCTCCAATTTTTACCGCGTTCGGATCTTCTCGGCTTTTGTTAAGTGGTTTTTCAGAGCAGTGTTATTCagatgttcaatttttttttatccaacatatccttcaattttttgtcGTCTCATCGAATGCTTTGaagattattaaagaaaataaattaacagaaatatgtgaaagataaaaatagGTTTGTGAATAGTACCATCGAAAAAATAAAGAGTTGGAAGAGACAGAGTCATGCGAAAATCATTTTTGAAAATTGGGATTGACCTCAATTGCAAGGGGGCACGTACAGTGATACACTGTTCTAATCAACTGACCTAATTCACGTACACGACTTTGTTTGAGTGTTTAAAACTTAATCCCGACAAGTTTGCCAGTTGGGTCATGTAAtcattgtgtgtgtgtgtgtttttttttttgtccttttgaaaAGCACGTGAGACAAAGCAAAATCGAACAAAGAACCTCAGGTGTTGAAATACCTTCTAACCACTTGAATTTCAAGTCAAATACATCCATTTTTCCTATAATTGTAATTTGCATTCTTAGAAGGAAAACAAATATTTGCTTCAATTTCATCAATGTCAATTGGTACAACATATCAATACAAAAACATGGCCTCTAGAATTTGCCTTCCAATGCAGAAAGTAAAACAATACATTTCTACAGCACAGTGAAAGGTAAAAAACAGAACACTTATACCATATATGTACATATCTATCATATATTTATCTAATCCTTCAGGTCCAAAAATGATCTTACAACTACAAGCACAAAAGAGATTGTTAAAACAATGATCTATGCCAGTTGGAAGCTTTTGTTACTTCTTCCCTTTTCGACTGCACACCGCCACCATAAAACTCTAATTTGTAGCTTGGGGAGGACAAGAACCGAAAGAGTTGAACGAGAAACTCAAACCTTGTGATCCGGGCGTGCTGCGGTCTGGAGATTTCCCACTGACATTGTACGGTCCTGTACTCGTCATCCTAAATACACAAAGTTCAATGTCAGTCGATAAAAGTTAAGGATGGTGCTCAAGTCTGGAGGAGATAAAAAATTGTATCAGTTTCACATTAAAGGCGTTTAAGATGGAGTTTATGCAGTTCCAGGAAATATTGGTTGTGATGGGGTGTTGAAATTTGGAAATTAACAACGAATGGTAATTTCGTTTCTGTATAAACCAATGTAAGCATGTATGGAGGGGAAAAATAACCCTTGAAAGTTACCTCTCCTTGCGCTTCTCGAAAAACCGAGCCAAGGATGCTTTACGTGCTTGAGGCACAGGTACTGCAAACACAGGAATAAAGAATTGTTCATGCTCATAGTTaacaaattcaatgaaaaaataagAACAGAAGACGTTGTGTATCACAGATATAACCGTAACACTAGcataccaaaaacaaaacccacaaagTTATACCTGCTGGAATCAGGTTCGTCATAGCCGATCCCACTGAACTGACTACTGGAGAAGGCTCTGAGCGGTCAATAGGAGACGCTGAAGTTCCTACTGGTTTCACTATAGCTAATTCATTAGTGCTATTAAATGTTCCTCCAACGTGAGAACTACCATGTGAATTTGCAGAAAGAGGGCTTGGAAGCGCAGAGATTGAACATTTAATATGGGACTGGTTCCCGAAAAAACCATCACCTCCTAGTGAAGGCCCAGGTATCGGTGAATGCACTTGAGCTACGGAAGGTGATTTACAATGAGTCGGAGACGATCCATCTCCAGCCAGCAACATAATAGCTTGGGCCTAAATAgacaaataaagaaattaataaCAAATAACCTTGAATTTATGTACAAACTGAagaatcaaattttcaaatataagaTACCTTCTCAGGAGATATATCATTATAAACGTTCACAGAACCAGCATAAAAGATGGTTAACTGAGCAGGCGCCCCAGAAGAATTGGATGTGTTCCTGCATAAGAAATTCAACTTAGCTTCTCGAATTTCCAACTAGTTATGATTCAATATATGTTGTACAATTCCATTTGCTAACAAGCAGAACTGTGGTCAGAATATGGTCTGTGTTAAAGTACCTGAGATCGGTGGTACCAACTACGGAGGTTGTAGAAGGATGAGCAAATAGAGGGGACAAAACTGGAACTCCTCCAAGTGGTTGcagttttatggtagaaccatTATTCCCAACAGGAGCATGGGATTGGAGAACTGGAGAACTCAAAGTAATTGGGATCTGGGAGTGATGAACTGAATGTGCATCAAACTGCGGCATAGGATATATTGTCATTCCACAGTGGTTTCCAGCTTGCTTATCAAGAACGAAATTTTTCTACAAAATTTGTGCAAAAAAGAAGCCTATAAAGCAACTTTAAATCAAAACAACGATTCAAATTTCACTTATTCAGTAAACCGACATGTAAGAATATTGTTCTCAAATCCTAAATACCCGAGGCCACGTTGAAAAAGATTCAGAAAGTAGGAGAAGAAATACCTGAATTACACCAGAGAATGACTTCTGGCTGGAGTGAAAAGCATCAGCAGTTGAAATAGTCATAAATGCAGATGTATTATCATGAACAGCTTTTCTTGGCCTATCTTCTTGAGGAGCCTTGAAAGACAGGAACTGCGGAAGTGCAGAAACCTTGTTTGAAAACGACCACTGCATCCCTGAACTTCTAGGTACCGCtgcaaaatcaataaaaatggagTGTCGGGCTAATAGTTTGGACGAATAAATCCTTCACAAATAAGCAATATGGGAAGTTTTAGGTTATATGGCTCTGCAAATAGATGCCAACAAGAAACATGTTTCCCTTGGAATGCAGTTACAGTAATTTATACCCGAGAGCACAAAAACAAATCTCAACATGAGTGTCCATCACAGCTGTCTAACTGAGATGAACATAATATTAACACAACAAATCTTTTAAGTAAAAAGATCACTATAAATGATAATATGAATACAGCCATATGCAATGCGCACATTGTCAACATACGTTATTTTCTAAATAGACGAGGAAGCGAGAAACGAACAATGAACTTGAAGAACTGGAAAGCTCCTATAAAAGACCTTAAAGATCTAGCAAACTGCTACAACATTTTATGACCCTCCTTTTGGAACATTTGCGCTGCACGCTTTGTGGTACTATTATTATGGGTATACTTTATATCGGGTATGTTTATTTACTACGTTTTTATTATAAATCTCGGTTCCATCCAGACAGGCAGTATCTATTCACAACAACAGATTTAAGAACAATGTATACAAAATTCAGAACGCAATAAGTTACGTGTTATCAAAAAGAACTATTCAATTACATTGCCTTATAAAATTCATCATTcgcaaacttaaaataaatgtTTCCCATTTGCATAAGTTTTTTAGTATAAATGCTGTACCACCTAACAGCCTTGATCAATGCGAAAATTCTTCTAATATGCAAGCGAACGTGACACATTACTTTAATGCATGACATCTCATATGCTCGTTagcgaaaaaaaaataatcctgCATAACCCAACAAACTAAAATATGGAGGAAACATatcaaaaatggaagaaaacaaAGGGCACATTTTATTATGTTAGCAAGAAAGAGTATAAAACTAAAGACAACCACACCATGTTCTTATTGATCCACAAGTCAACACAGTAACGTTCAGGAGCCCGAATTTACCCTTCATGTATAAATccgacattttttttaaaatttttttacaaGCGATATTTTGCactaaattcatccaaattagTAGGAAAGGCATTCAAACTTGGTGCAGAGGGAAGAGCACTTTGCTCTAGTCAACTTGAGCAAGCTCAGGTCTGCATGTATAAATCAACCTTGAGCAAGTTAAATCGATATTTATCTTTACCGCAACGGATTTGTAACTCAAGCTGTTAAGAGCGCTTATCCTTGCACCTGAGCTCATGAGTTCAAAAAATCAGACCCCCCCTCCCCCGACAACGCTTGTGTCGAAAAAAATTGATCTTTACTTTAGCAAGATGGATGCTTTTGATCAGGAAAGTGGGATTAAGAAACTAAAATGCAAATTAGTATCTTTAGATGAGTTTCCAAGCTCCACATGCAACCAAACAGATTCAACACAAGCTCAAAATCCCACAAGTAAAAGTAACTCAACAATTACAATTaataaccaaataaaaaaatgaaaaaataaaaacttgaaagCAAACCTGAATTCTTGGCTTCATCATTGGTTTCTTCTTTCAGAGTCACACAACCATTGTTGGAGCTCAAACCCAGAAAATCCCTCTCCATTGTTCCAACCCTTCAGCtcaaaaacccacaaaaatttCAGACCCAAATTCCACCaaaagcaacaaagaagctaACTTTCTTGAATTCTTTAGAACCCCGATAGAACCCCAGCAGGAAAAAAAAGCCTGAACTTTCAGAACCAAAGCTCAAAATTCTTGCTTGTTTGGATAGAGAGGAAGACAGAGACATGTCACATGCGGATGAGGAAGACTAGCTAAGTAATATAATTTCTCAATAgctcctcctctctctcacaTTTCCATTGTGTGAGAGTGTTGTATCTGGACCGTCGGATTTGTAAAGATTGTAATTTTGTGGTGGGTGGTGGTGCCCGGCCACCGGCTGGCTCCAGGTCGGAGACCTTCAGTTACCACCAGTCGAAGATCACGTGCGGCACCGAAGAGTGACGCTGGAGAGACACGTGGCGGGaagttttattttacttttaattttgtttttttgaagtGTTGTCTTTTTTAATGAGGTTGGGTTTTTGCATGTGAGCatgtggatgacttgaaataTACAATGTCGAACAGTTTATGAACTATCTTACTTTTAAGATAGTATTTTTAACATTTCTTCTCTCGTGAATCAATGTTTCTTGTGGTCCAAAAAATGACGTAATGTGTGACGAACtttgtaaatcaaataattaactacttattattttaagaaaaattaatgaaaagtgcttaaaaattttgagttttaatgataaggataaaataaatgataaagtgaacagtattataattgattttttagtgtaaaaatacgatttttcgttaaaatcaACAATACcaaaaacttttcgttaaaattttcatctttcTATTGTGCAATGTGCAATGTGCAGTTCACATACGGAGGCGGGCATGTGGCTGGCATGAGAAACAAAATCCATATGCTTTTATCATTGCATATTAAAATAGACTTGTGGAATGCATTGTCCTTGCTTGCATTATAAAAATACCCATTTGAGCTCACCAAcatatttaattgatttatatATATTCACATTTCAAAATAGTTATATTGAGTATGTTGTTATATTTTggatgatattatttacatttttttttacttcttatattattttgaatttcgatTGTCGAACTAAAtgagttaaaaaaatattaatagacaaaaattaataaaaggtgTAGAAAATATTTGGAATGTGTGAATAATAATATTCTATACCTTTTGTTATCGTGTGCACAAGATGAAGTCTTACGaacaacttttatttttataaataaaaataatattctacaataaattaattgaaattataCAATATAAAATTTATGTTCAAGTGCGTAAGTGCAGTACATCTGCTCTTTATCAACGCACAAATGCAGTACATATGCTTTTTATCAACACATAAGTGCAGTACATCTGCTCGTTATCGATGCTAATAAGTTCTTTagtatattaataattaaaaaatggaTTAAAGGTACAGTTTATATTGTTGTTGCTATACAACTACAACGCAACTTGtgcctaaaaaaataatataattagctTACAAGATCTCCGCTTTTATCTTTAGCCTTTTGATCATCCAAAAGTTTGTGgacttaataatttttttattttcagaaaaaaatgTTTCTAAATTGAAATAGTGACCCTCTTCCCTCGTGTTCGAGATTCCCCACTTCTTTTCTTGTTTAAAATAACGGTTGCTTtcgatgaaaatttaaaatgaagtttCAAGAATTGTCAAACATTAGTTTGGATATAAAAGTTTATCTGATATTGAACATATGTATAAAAATATAGATAATATTTATCAATTTTAGgttaaatttaaaagtttttCCGACATGAGGTCAAATTAAGACTTTAATTCTATTTTCATATTTTACACACTGCTattgacaaacaaaaaaataaaaaaaataagaaaaaattgggagtcaattttcttttgttccgAAGTCTTGGACCCCATCCGCAATGAAGGAGGCATTACCCAGAATCCAGTTTGCAAATTGGCTAATTTAACCCAACTCATTGTGTAATGGGCTTTTGTTATGCTTTATGATGTTAAATGGGCTCAAAAGTTAAGCACCTCGCAGGCAAGGCAGGCCCAACTATTTTGCTCTTTCTAGTGCAGCGTGGGAGCCCTCTCACTAATTCTTAATATCAACTAATAACACTTAATAGTATGATTTAGTGATACTCttctttacttataaatgacagattaggttcgattctcgataatcaaatttgaatcatAGTATTACTAGCTCGCTCAATATGAGGCTAAACCCTAAGTTTACCATATATTCTTAGTATAgataaatattatttgttaaaaaaaaaaaataatatcaacTTGTAACAACTTTATACCACAGTATGTGATATTTTCCCTGATTTTAAGTAAAAAGTCTTAAATTCGAATTTCATAGATGAAGAAATGTATATGATCATTGCCCTCTCACATCTTTCATTTCATTGTGATATAtgtgttattttctttttgtttcgaGTACTAGTCTAACAACATTAAAAAGCGAGATACAAACTTAAAATCCAAAGAGATTCAAACTCAAATTAttgaatgcaaaaataaatGATTTCAACATTACCCAAACGGTTCATCCAAAACGCAAACCTCTATATCTACAACTTTAGAAATACAAATTTCAAACATAGAAAATTGGAAATATCTTGTTGACGTTTGAAGTTTTAACAGTGTTTGAAATCAAAGGTTTGGAAAAATGATCACACGCGGAGGCGCTATATCCATGCCATTCGACTCGACTCacattcttctctcttttcttcttcgcccctccttctctctctactttcaAACCATCGACACATCCATTTCTCGAACTTCCAACCAACTcctgcttctctctctctcctccactttctctctctaaaagcaGCCCTATGCTTCCACGCTAGGGCTGCGCATATTTCACAAGCCCTAGAAAGGAAATCTATATACAGCAATGGTGTTCAAGGGCAGGTTCTTCTCCTCTAAGAAATCCGACTCCTCCAACAGCCCCGATGGGTCGAATAACAGCCCGCGATCTCTGGGTTCCAACTCCCCGATCCGATCCGATAAGAAGAAGCCTAAATCCGCATCCAAAGACGACTCGCCCGGCCCGAGTACCAGTTCCAGCGGCGGCGGCGGATTCAGTAGGCAGAGTCTAGTCAAAGACGGGTCAAAGAAGAAGGATGTGAAGGGGAAAGAGAGTCCAGCTCAGCTTAAGACGCCGGCGAAGTCCGCGAGCTCGACTGGCGCGACTCCGAAGAAGTCGTCTGCGTCCGCATCGGGGGCTGCGGAGTCGGCGGCTTCGGTGTCTCCCATTCTGGCGTCGTCGCTGGGGTTGAATAGGATAAAGACGAGATCGGGGCCGTTGCCTCAAGAGAGCTTTTTTGGGTTTAGGGGTGACAAAGGTTCGGCGCTGGGCTCGAGTAATTTGTCGAGGCCAGGGGTCGGCGATCGGAGTTTAGGGTCGGGAGGTggggggaagaagaaggaggctgCGAGTCAGAGTAGGATTGGgttcaatgacaatgtgacAAGTGGGAGTTGGGGTGATAATGGCAGCAATTCTGATGCTGCATCAACCGGTAGCTTGCCTTCGAGAGACCAGAGCCCCAACGGGGTGGCGCCGTCGCGGTTACGGAAGGGAGAATCGTCGGCTGAAGATGGTATGATTTCGAGCAATTATGCGATGCAGGAGTTTTATAAGTTATGCTAATTTAGTTTATGCAGTATGCACTGGGTTATCGTTAAAGATTTAGCCTTTAGGTCGTGAATTGAGTTGGGAACTTGGGAGTCACATGGTTTTCGAAATCACTCTTGTAGGCTGTAGGCATTACCACAAAAATGACTTGAACTCCAACCAAAACTATTAAAGGTTAACGTTTGTGAAAGGCATTGATTTTGAATAATCTGTGGAGCTGTGAAAGCTTTATCTTTTGATGAGTGTGCAATGGTGTGATGAGTGGATGAGGCTCCGGTTCAGGCAGGTGTACCCTACCACTACATGAATCTAGTCTAAGGTAGTACTCCACCCATCAATTTGTGTAAGCTTAGGAAAACATGGACGACA
Coding sequences:
- the LOC137713389 gene encoding protein TIFY 6B-like isoform X2; protein product: MERDFLGLSSNNGCVTLKEETNDEAKNSAVPRSSGMQWSFSNKVSALPQFLSFKAPQEDRPRKAVHDNTSAFMTISTADAFHSSQKSFSGVIQFDAHSVHHSQIPITLSSPVLQSHAPVGNNGSTIKLQPLGGVPVLSPLFAHPSTTSVVGTTDLRNTSNSSGAPAQLTIFYAGSVNVYNDISPEKAQAIMLLAGDGSSPTHCKSPSVAQVHSPIPGPSLGGDGFFGNQSHIKCSISALPSPLSANSHGSSHVGGTFNSTNELAIVKPVGTSASPIDRSEPSPVVSSVGSAMTNLIPAVPVPQARKASLARFFEKRKERMTSTGPYNVSGKSPDRSTPGSQGLSFSFNSFGSCPPQATN
- the LOC137713389 gene encoding protein TIFY 6B-like isoform X1 translates to MERDFLGLSSNNGCVTLKEETNDEAKNSAVPRSSGMQWSFSNKVSALPQFLSFKAPQEDRPRKAVHDNTSAFMTISTADAFHSSQKSFSGVIQKNFVLDKQAGNHCGMTIYPMPQFDAHSVHHSQIPITLSSPVLQSHAPVGNNGSTIKLQPLGGVPVLSPLFAHPSTTSVVGTTDLRNTSNSSGAPAQLTIFYAGSVNVYNDISPEKAQAIMLLAGDGSSPTHCKSPSVAQVHSPIPGPSLGGDGFFGNQSHIKCSISALPSPLSANSHGSSHVGGTFNSTNELAIVKPVGTSASPIDRSEPSPVVSSVGSAMTNLIPAVPVPQARKASLARFFEKRKERMTSTGPYNVSGKSPDRSTPGSQGLSFSFNSFGSCPPQATN